Proteins encoded within one genomic window of Platichthys flesus chromosome 13, fPlaFle2.1, whole genome shotgun sequence:
- the upf3a gene encoding regulator of nonsense transcripts 3A isoform X2 — MRSEKDQMTVGKDKSVVEIHFRDIPRDQENCAGGNRQKEEKKEVFTKVVIRRLPPNLSKDQLEEQLSPLPSYDYFEFFPADQSLYPHLFSRAYINFKIPEDILLFRDRFDGYVFIDNKGQEFPAVVEFAPFQKISKKKLKKKDTKAGSIEEDPEYKRFLENYSCDEEKSMANPETLLGEIEAKTRELIAKRTTPLLEYIKNKKIEKQRIREEKREERRRRELEKKRQREEEKRKRREEERRKRKEADKQKKLSDKDIKIKLLKKSDRDDDVDSDRMKDKSDTGETDRGKWEKAGGQMKSKEPKEKGQPESDKEQREQQQHGRRQRDKDHRGKDDERKRQRHHYEFDKFMRRKDETKWGKGYCQDRAKKEGHHHGFSYCPDGVDKLGKEDRDEGNRKERLRNKDRPAMQLYQPGARNRKRMSSGCKGYDCMPVGPSPEPGPDQCFEVVSTATGLEKGLEKSKDDQ; from the exons atgcgGTCTGAAAAGGACCAGATGACGGTGGGCAAGGACAAAAGTGTGGTGGAGATCCATTTCAGAGACATCCCGAGGGACCAGGAGAACTGTGCCGGGGGCAACaggcagaaggaggagaagaaggaggtgtTCACGAAG GTGGTGATTCGAAGGCTCCCACCCAACCTGTCAAAAGATCAACTAGAGGAACAGCTCAGTCCGCTGCCATCCTACGACTATTTTGAGTTCTTCCCAGCTGATCAAAG TCTCTATCCTCATCTGTTCTCCAGAGCATATATCAATTTCAAAATTCCTGAAGATATCCTGCTGTTCAGAGACCGATTTGATGGCTATGTCTTCATTGACAACAAAg GCCAGGAGTTTCCTGCGGTCGTGGAGTTTGCCCCCTTCCAGAAGATTTCcaagaagaaactgaaaaagaaagataCCAAAGCTGGAAGCATTGAAGAAG ATCCAGAATACAAGCGGTTCTTGGAGAATTACTCCTGTGATGAGGAGAAGTCTATGGCCAACCCTGAGACTCTGCTGGGAGAGATAGAGGCCAAGACCAGAGAGCTCATAG CCAAGCGGACAACGCCTCTGCTAGAGTACATCAAGAATAAGAAAATTGAGAAACAG AGaataagagaggagaagagagaggagagaaggagaagagagctCGAAAAGAAACGgcaaagggaggaggagaagagaaagcggcgagaggaggagagacgtaAACGAAAAGAGGCAGACAAGCAGAAGAAGTTGTCCGATAAAGACATAAAAATCAAG CTCCTGAAGAAGAGTGACAGAGACGACGATGTGGATTCAGACAGAATGAAAGACAAGAGTGACACCGGGGAAACAGACAGGGGGAAATGGGAGAAAGCTGGAGGACAAATGAAGTCAAAGGAACCCAAAGAAAA AGGTCAGCCTGAGAGCGACaaggagcagagagagcagcagcagcacggacGCCGGCAGCGAGACAAAGACCATCGAGGGAAAGATGACGAGAGGAAACGACAGCGGCATCACTACGAGTTTGACAAATTTATGCGCCGCAAAGATGAGACCAAGTGGGGGAAGGGCTACTGCCAAGATCGGGCCAAGAAAGAGGGGCACCATCATGGTTTCTCTTACTGTCCAGATGGCGTGGACAAGCTAGGGAAGGAGGATAGGGATGAGGGTAATCGGAAGGAACGCCTCCGAAACAAG gaccGACCCGCCATGCAGCTCTATCAGCCGGGCGCTCGCAACCGCAAGCGCATGAGCTCCGGGTGCAAAGGCTACGACTGCATGCCCGTGGGCCCCTCGCCTGAACCCGGGCCCGATCAGTGCTTCGAGGTCGTCAGTACGGCCACCGGGCTGGAGAAGGGGCTGGAGAAAAGCAAAGATGACCAGTGA
- the upf3a gene encoding regulator of nonsense transcripts 3A isoform X1 produces the protein MRSEKDQMTVGKDKSVVEIHFRDIPRDQENCAGGNRQKEEKKEVFTKVVIRRLPPNLSKDQLEEQLSPLPSYDYFEFFPADQSLYPHLFSRAYINFKIPEDILLFRDRFDGYVFIDNKGQEFPAVVEFAPFQKISKKKLKKKDTKAGSIEEDPEYKRFLENYSCDEEKSMANPETLLGEIEAKTRELIAKRTTPLLEYIKNKKIEKQRIREEKREERRRRELEKKRQREEEKRKRREEERRKRKEADKQKKLSDKDIKIKLLKKSDRDDDVDSDRMKDKSDTGETDRGKWEKAGGQMKSKEPKEKGQPESDKEQREQQQHGRRQRDKDHRGKDDERKRQRHHYEFDKFMRRKDETKWGKGYCQDRAKKEGHHHGFSYCPDGVDKLGKEDRDEGNRKERLRNKVSEKDRPAMQLYQPGARNRKRMSSGCKGYDCMPVGPSPEPGPDQCFEVVSTATGLEKGLEKSKDDQ, from the exons atgcgGTCTGAAAAGGACCAGATGACGGTGGGCAAGGACAAAAGTGTGGTGGAGATCCATTTCAGAGACATCCCGAGGGACCAGGAGAACTGTGCCGGGGGCAACaggcagaaggaggagaagaaggaggtgtTCACGAAG GTGGTGATTCGAAGGCTCCCACCCAACCTGTCAAAAGATCAACTAGAGGAACAGCTCAGTCCGCTGCCATCCTACGACTATTTTGAGTTCTTCCCAGCTGATCAAAG TCTCTATCCTCATCTGTTCTCCAGAGCATATATCAATTTCAAAATTCCTGAAGATATCCTGCTGTTCAGAGACCGATTTGATGGCTATGTCTTCATTGACAACAAAg GCCAGGAGTTTCCTGCGGTCGTGGAGTTTGCCCCCTTCCAGAAGATTTCcaagaagaaactgaaaaagaaagataCCAAAGCTGGAAGCATTGAAGAAG ATCCAGAATACAAGCGGTTCTTGGAGAATTACTCCTGTGATGAGGAGAAGTCTATGGCCAACCCTGAGACTCTGCTGGGAGAGATAGAGGCCAAGACCAGAGAGCTCATAG CCAAGCGGACAACGCCTCTGCTAGAGTACATCAAGAATAAGAAAATTGAGAAACAG AGaataagagaggagaagagagaggagagaaggagaagagagctCGAAAAGAAACGgcaaagggaggaggagaagagaaagcggcgagaggaggagagacgtaAACGAAAAGAGGCAGACAAGCAGAAGAAGTTGTCCGATAAAGACATAAAAATCAAG CTCCTGAAGAAGAGTGACAGAGACGACGATGTGGATTCAGACAGAATGAAAGACAAGAGTGACACCGGGGAAACAGACAGGGGGAAATGGGAGAAAGCTGGAGGACAAATGAAGTCAAAGGAACCCAAAGAAAA AGGTCAGCCTGAGAGCGACaaggagcagagagagcagcagcagcacggacGCCGGCAGCGAGACAAAGACCATCGAGGGAAAGATGACGAGAGGAAACGACAGCGGCATCACTACGAGTTTGACAAATTTATGCGCCGCAAAGATGAGACCAAGTGGGGGAAGGGCTACTGCCAAGATCGGGCCAAGAAAGAGGGGCACCATCATGGTTTCTCTTACTGTCCAGATGGCGTGGACAAGCTAGGGAAGGAGGATAGGGATGAGGGTAATCGGAAGGAACGCCTCCGAAACAAGGTGAGCGAGAAG gaccGACCCGCCATGCAGCTCTATCAGCCGGGCGCTCGCAACCGCAAGCGCATGAGCTCCGGGTGCAAAGGCTACGACTGCATGCCCGTGGGCCCCTCGCCTGAACCCGGGCCCGATCAGTGCTTCGAGGTCGTCAGTACGGCCACCGGGCTGGAGAAGGGGCTGGAGAAAAGCAAAGATGACCAGTGA
- the p2ry8 gene encoding P2Y purinoceptor 8: protein MTGNSSSTKLDNATLSLFQSGNTSIIISVLYMVVTAVNLVGNGLSMWLLLFRTWPKTPSIIFMINLTLTDLALGAALPFQITYLLQGYNWNMGTNMCSVLTIVFYTNMYCSILTMMAISIDRYLGIVRPMLFRQTRERKSIAVIGCFLMWALVLSFLWPMMTTDLTYEIPELGITTCFDVLKKDMLPSSLAWAAFIFSIFSLFLFPFCITTFCYISVILKLAKDSKTAQKKRAIRLTTMVLLVFTLCFAPNNFLLLSHAVMRIFYNKSLYMAYKLSLCFSCLNSCLDPFIYYFASKEFRRKLREIINLHSLSSVDSMKLEHMRSLFSAESAPEGQERKE, encoded by the exons ATGACGGGAAACTCCAGCAGCACCAAGTTAGACAACGCCACCCTGTCCCTGTTTCAGAGTGGGAACACCAGCATCATCATTTCTGTTTTGTATATGGTCGTCACTGCTGTGAACCTGGTGGGAAATGGTCTGTCCAtgtggctcctcctcttccgtACCTGGCCCAAGACTCCCTCCATCATCTTCATGATCAATCTCACCCTCACTGACTTGGCCCTCGGCGCTGCGCTGCCGTTTCAGATCACCTACCTGCTCCAAGGATACAACTGGAATATGGGGACCAATATGTGCAG TGTCCTGACCATCGTCTTCTACACCAATATGTACTGTTCTATCCTGACCATGATGGCCATCAGCATCGACCGCTACCTGGGCATTGTTAGGCCCATGCTGTTCAGACAGACCAGGGAGAGGAAGTCAATTGCTGTCATTGGTTGCTTCCTCATGTGGGCTTTGGTCCTGAGTTTTCTGTGGCCAATGATGACCACTGACCTGACTTACGAAATTCCTGAACTGGGGATCACCACGTGCTTCGACGTGCTGAAGAAAGACATGCTCCCGTCCTCGTTGGCCTGGGCGGCCTTCATCTTCAGCATCTTCAGCCTCTTCCTTTTCCCTTTCTGTATCACAACTTTCTGCTACATCAGTGTCATCCTCAAACTGGCCAAGGATTCCAAGACGGCCCAGAAAAAGAGAGCGATACGCCTGACCACCATGGTTCTCCTGGTCTTCACCCTCTGCTTCGCACCCAACAACTTCCTCCTGTTGAGTCACGCTGTGATGAGAATCTTCTACAACAAGTCCCTGTACATGGCTTAcaaactgtctctctgtttcagctgCCTGAATAGCTGCCTCGATCCGTTCATCTACTACTTTGCCTCCAAGGAATTCAGAAGAAAGCTGAGGGAGATAATAAACCTGCACAGTCTGAGCAGTGTGGACTCGATGAAGCTGGAGCATATGCGGAGTTTGTTCTCAGCAGAGAGTGCTCCAGAAGGTCAAGAGAGAAAAGAATAG
- the asmtl gene encoding probable bifunctional dTTP/UTP pyrophosphatase/methyltransferase protein isoform X2: MVLNPVISKLSGKLVVLASASPRRLEILRNAGLRFEVVPSWFKETLDKGLYTAPHEYAVETAKQKALEVARRMPIKHLKTPDIVIGADTIVSVDGMILEKPVDKHDAYRMLSSLSGKEHSVFTGVAIVLCHEKENEEVDYQLIDFYEETKVKFADLSEDMLWEYINSGEPMDKAGGYGIQALGGMLVEYVHGDFLNVVGFPLNHFCKQLDLIYNRCTSSSDQESASARLSKSSPHPTTVLTQLPHNLTDPSSQCPSSSAKHNSSASLRPNSPPASQTHHNHGSPSFGPVHKAKKKECDSEVSESSRMLVNSFSKERGAEITGSDNTALPLIPSRGQVIKLNVAKQEDSEPKREDLQRIMELMDGFKASKALFTASKLCVFDLLHRSPGLDSAQMAQEIKASVKGTECLLEACVSLGLLKSKDRTCQKPVYENTDLAVRFLRSDASYSLHGYIQHCNTTVWPLFSHLESAVLEGSHQHEKAFGKKTNDLFQDTYYNNQEIKLRFMRAMHSIAKVTGKDVATAFDLSTFKTACDLGGCTGAMAYEFTKAHPGLSVTVFDLPAVVEMIEHFRPQHKDNRVSFVAGDFFQDELPKADLYILARILHDWSDEKVHTLLSKIAQTCTPGCALLIAETMLDGLTPYSALQSLNMLTQTEGMERTESKYADMLSKHGFVNTRVVHTRNFLDAVIAIKM; this comes from the exons ATGGTGCTGAACCCTGTCATTTCCAAGCTCTCCGGCAAACTGGTCGTGCTGGCGAGTGCCTCTCCGAGGAGACTGGAGATTCTTCGCAACGCG GGTTTACGCTTTGAGGTGGTACCATCCTGGTTTAAAGAAACCCTTGATAAGGGACTTTACACAGCGCCTCATGAGTACGCTGTGGAGACAGCCAAACAGAAAGCCCTGGAGGTGGCCAGGAGGATGCCCATT AAACATTTGAAAACTCCAGACATTGTTATTGGAGCAGACACTATTGTG AGTGTGGATGGGATGATTCTAGAGAAGCCAGTGGACAAACATGACGCTTACAGGATGCTGTCGAG TTTGAGCGGTAAAGAGCACAGTGTCTTCACTGGTGTAGCAATTGTCCTCTGTCATGAGAAAGAAA ATGAAGAAGTGGATTACCAGCTGATTGACTTCTATGAAGAAACAAAGGTGAAGTTTGCTGATCTCTCAGAAGATATGCTGTGGGAGTACATCAATAGTGGTGAGCCCAT ggaCAAAGCTGGCGGTTATGGTATCCAGGCTCTTGGGGGCATGCTGGTGGAGTACGTCCATGGAGACTTCCTCAATGTCGTAGGATTCCCCCTCAATCACTTCTGCAAACAGCTGGACCTTATTTACAACCGCTGTACTTCCTCTTCAGACCAGGAGAGTGCATCCGCTCGTCTGAGCAAGAGCAGCCCCCACCCCACCACAGTACTCACTCAGCTCCCACACAACCTGACAGATCCGTCCAGTCAGTGTCCCAGCTCTTCAGCCAAACACAACTCCTCTGCCAGCCTCAGACCAAACAGCCCACCTGCCAGTCAAACACATCACAACCACGGCAGCCCTTCATTTGGTCCAGTCCAtaag gcgaaaaagaaagaatgtgaCAGTGAAGTGAGTGAGAGTTCAAGGATGTTGGTGAACAGCTTCTCTAAAGAAAGAGGCGCTGAGATCACAGGCTCTGACAACACGGCATTACCGCTGATCCCCAGCAGAGGGCAGGTGATCAAGCTCAATGTAGCAAAGCAGGAGGACAGTGAACCTAAAAGAGAGGATCTGCAAAGAATCATGGAACTAATGGATGGATTCAAAGCCTCAAAG GCATTGTTTACTGCTTCCAAGTTATGTGTGTTTGACTTGCTTCATCGCAGCCCAGGGCTGGATTCAGCACAGATGGCCCAGGAGATCAAAGCTTCTGTGAAGGGGACTGAATGCCTGTTGGAggcttgtgtgtctctgggacTCTTGAAGAGCAAAGACAGAA CATGCCAAAAGCCTGTGTACGAGAACACAGATCTGGCGGTGCGTTTTCTGAGGTCAGATGCATCTTACTCTCTGCACGGATACATTCAGCACTGTAACACCACAGTGTGGCCTCTTTTCTCACACCTTGAGAGCGCTGTGCTGGAAGGTTCTCACCAGCATGAGAAGGCCtttggcaaaaaaacaaatgatttgttTCAG GATACTTACTACAACAATCAAGAAATCAAGTTGAGATTCATGCGTGCCATGCACAGCATTGCCAAAGTTACAGGAAAAGATGTGGCCACAGCCTTTGACCTCTCCACTTTTAAAACAGCCTGTGATCTTGGAG gATGCACTGGTGCCATGGCCTACGAGTTTACTAAAGCTCATCCTGGGTTGTCTGTGACAGTGTTTGACTTACCTGCTGTTGTAGAGATGATTGAACATTTCCGTCCGCAgcacaaagacaacagggtgTCATTTGTAGCAG GAGACTTTTTTCAAGACGAGTTGCCCAAAGCAGACTTGTACATCCTGGCGAGAATTCTTCATGACTGGTCTGATGAGAAGGTGCACACGCTGCTGAGTAAAATCGCGCAAACATGCACACCAG GATGTGCACTACTCATAGCTGAGACCATGCTGGATGGACTGACCCCCTACTCTGCTCTGCAGTCTCTGAACATGCTCACCCAGACTGAGGGAatggagagaacagagagcaAGTACGCTGACATGCTGAGCAAACACGGATTTGTGAACACGCGTGTGGTTCACACAAGGAACTTCTTAGATGCTGTTATTGCCATTAAAATGTAG
- the asmtl gene encoding probable bifunctional dTTP/UTP pyrophosphatase/methyltransferase protein isoform X1: MVLNPVISKLSGKLVVLASASPRRLEILRNAGLRFEVVPSWFKETLDKGLYTAPHEYAVETAKQKALEVARRMPIKHLKTPDIVIGADTIVSVDGMILEKPVDKHDAYRMLSSLSGKEHSVFTGVAIVLCHEKENEEVDYQLIDFYEETKVKFADLSEDMLWEYINSGEPMDKAGGYGIQALGGMLVEYVHGDFLNVVGFPLNHFCKQLDLIYNRCTSSSDQESASARLSKSSPHPTTVLTQLPHNLTDPSSQCPSSSAKHNSSASLRPNSPPASQTHHNHGSPSFGPVHKAKKKECDSEVSESSRMLVNSFSKERGAEITGSDNTALPLIPSRGQVIKLNVAKQEDSEPKREDLQRIMELMDGFKASKALFTASKLCVFDLLHRSPGLDSAQMAQEIKASVKGTECLLEACVSLGLLKSKDRTCQKPVYENTDLAVRFLRSDASYSLHGYIQHCNTTVWPLFSHLESAVLEGSHQHEKAFGKKTNDLFQDTYYNNQEIKLRFMRAMHSIAKVTGKDVATAFDLSTFKTACDLGGCTGAMAYEFTKAHPGLSVTVFDLPAVVEMIEHFRPQHKDNRVSFVAGDFFQDELPKADLYILARILHDWSDEKVHTLLSKIAQTCTPGCGLLLSEIFLDEDRRGPSRALLQALSMSVGKQRSAAEYTLLLKSHGFITAHVRHTDNLLDAMLCIRV, from the exons ATGGTGCTGAACCCTGTCATTTCCAAGCTCTCCGGCAAACTGGTCGTGCTGGCGAGTGCCTCTCCGAGGAGACTGGAGATTCTTCGCAACGCG GGTTTACGCTTTGAGGTGGTACCATCCTGGTTTAAAGAAACCCTTGATAAGGGACTTTACACAGCGCCTCATGAGTACGCTGTGGAGACAGCCAAACAGAAAGCCCTGGAGGTGGCCAGGAGGATGCCCATT AAACATTTGAAAACTCCAGACATTGTTATTGGAGCAGACACTATTGTG AGTGTGGATGGGATGATTCTAGAGAAGCCAGTGGACAAACATGACGCTTACAGGATGCTGTCGAG TTTGAGCGGTAAAGAGCACAGTGTCTTCACTGGTGTAGCAATTGTCCTCTGTCATGAGAAAGAAA ATGAAGAAGTGGATTACCAGCTGATTGACTTCTATGAAGAAACAAAGGTGAAGTTTGCTGATCTCTCAGAAGATATGCTGTGGGAGTACATCAATAGTGGTGAGCCCAT ggaCAAAGCTGGCGGTTATGGTATCCAGGCTCTTGGGGGCATGCTGGTGGAGTACGTCCATGGAGACTTCCTCAATGTCGTAGGATTCCCCCTCAATCACTTCTGCAAACAGCTGGACCTTATTTACAACCGCTGTACTTCCTCTTCAGACCAGGAGAGTGCATCCGCTCGTCTGAGCAAGAGCAGCCCCCACCCCACCACAGTACTCACTCAGCTCCCACACAACCTGACAGATCCGTCCAGTCAGTGTCCCAGCTCTTCAGCCAAACACAACTCCTCTGCCAGCCTCAGACCAAACAGCCCACCTGCCAGTCAAACACATCACAACCACGGCAGCCCTTCATTTGGTCCAGTCCAtaag gcgaaaaagaaagaatgtgaCAGTGAAGTGAGTGAGAGTTCAAGGATGTTGGTGAACAGCTTCTCTAAAGAAAGAGGCGCTGAGATCACAGGCTCTGACAACACGGCATTACCGCTGATCCCCAGCAGAGGGCAGGTGATCAAGCTCAATGTAGCAAAGCAGGAGGACAGTGAACCTAAAAGAGAGGATCTGCAAAGAATCATGGAACTAATGGATGGATTCAAAGCCTCAAAG GCATTGTTTACTGCTTCCAAGTTATGTGTGTTTGACTTGCTTCATCGCAGCCCAGGGCTGGATTCAGCACAGATGGCCCAGGAGATCAAAGCTTCTGTGAAGGGGACTGAATGCCTGTTGGAggcttgtgtgtctctgggacTCTTGAAGAGCAAAGACAGAA CATGCCAAAAGCCTGTGTACGAGAACACAGATCTGGCGGTGCGTTTTCTGAGGTCAGATGCATCTTACTCTCTGCACGGATACATTCAGCACTGTAACACCACAGTGTGGCCTCTTTTCTCACACCTTGAGAGCGCTGTGCTGGAAGGTTCTCACCAGCATGAGAAGGCCtttggcaaaaaaacaaatgatttgttTCAG GATACTTACTACAACAATCAAGAAATCAAGTTGAGATTCATGCGTGCCATGCACAGCATTGCCAAAGTTACAGGAAAAGATGTGGCCACAGCCTTTGACCTCTCCACTTTTAAAACAGCCTGTGATCTTGGAG gATGCACTGGTGCCATGGCCTACGAGTTTACTAAAGCTCATCCTGGGTTGTCTGTGACAGTGTTTGACTTACCTGCTGTTGTAGAGATGATTGAACATTTCCGTCCGCAgcacaaagacaacagggtgTCATTTGTAGCAG GAGACTTTTTTCAAGACGAGTTGCCCAAAGCAGACTTGTACATCCTGGCGAGAATTCTTCATGACTGGTCTGATGAGAAGGTGCACACGCTGCTGAGTAAAATCGCGCAAACATGCACACCAG GCTGTGGACTCCTGCTAAGTGAGATCTTCCTGGATGAAGACAGAAGGGGCCCGAGTCGTGCGCTGCTGCAGGCCCTCAGCATGAGCGTGGGGAAACAAAGGAGCGCAGCAGAATACACTCTGCTATTGAAGAGCCACGGTTTCATCACAGCACACGTCAGACATACTGACAACCTACTGGATGCTATGCTCTGCATCAGAGTGTGA